CGGGCGCTCATGGGCCCCTTTTCCGACAGTAGCGTTTCGAAGAGATCGTCGACCAGTCGCATGGCGAGGTACGTGGCCGCGATCACGATCACGGTCCAGACGACGCGGGTGGCAAGGAAGGCGGCGAATGCGATGTAACCGGTCAGCAGGGCCAGCCACGACGTGACGATGGCGATCCAGGCGGCCACGATGAACAGGCTGGCCCAGACCGGTCGCGGTGGCGGCGGGGTGCCGTCGGTGGCGTGGCGATGCGAGCGGCTCAAACGGGCCAGGGCCACGGCCATGATCACCGTGAGCACCACCGCCTGCAGGCTGCTGGTGGCGACCGTCGCGGCGAGGCTGGACCCCGCGGTGCGGTCGAACGTGTGCAGGAACTGGAACAGCACCACGGACAGCGACAACAGCATCGGGAAGCGGCGCAGGTGCAGCGCGGTCTCGTCCGAGAGCGGCGGCAGCCGCCATGACGGCCGTTTCGCGGAAATCAGCGCGCGTCCGAGGCCGGCGATGAAGGCGCCGAAGAACACCTGCCGCACGATGCCCAGCGCAAGCGCGTTGGTGTCGTCGCTGAAGGTGTCGTTCCAGTTCAGGCCAAGGTAGATGAGTTGCGTGCCCAGCCCGGTGGTGAGCGTGGAGGTGAGCGCGATGCCCACGATCAGTGCCGAACGGCGCAGGCGGCCCGGGGGCATGCGATTGGCGGTGAGCTCCCGGGCGCGATGCTCCAGGTAGAAGCGCACCCCGGTCATCAGCAGCAGGCCGAAGATCGCGCAGGCCACCAGCGCCGTACGGCTGCCGCGTGCCCAACTGGCGGCGATGTCGTCGCGTACGCCCTGAACGAGGTCGCGCATGTTGGCGTAATCGCGGGGGAAGGCCGTGGCCGGCTCCGACCAGAACGCGCGCGACAGCGGCGAGTGCGTGCGCTTGGCGATCAGCTCCTGGAAACGGATGCGGCGCAGGTCGGAGAGCTGGTTGCCGGTCTGCTGGGCCTCCAGCGCGATACCGTCGATCTGCTTGATCTGCGCGTCGACGGCGTCGAAGGCCTTCTGGGCGTCCTTGCGCGCGGCCGCCAGTTCGGGTGCCTCATGAGCCCCGGCGGCGGGCGGGGGGCCGAGCTGGTCGAGCCGCGCCTTGGCGGCATCACGATTCGGCTGCAGCGCCGCGGATACCTTCTGCGCTTTCCCGGCGATATCGGTCGCGTTCCCGCGCAGGTCGTCGATGGTGGCATCGTCGATGTTGTCGGCCTTCATCGCCTTCTCGACCTGGTCGAGCTGGCCCCGCAGGTCGTCGATCTGCTGGGCGGGGGTGGCGTCGCCGGTGCCTTGGGCGAACGCGACGCCGGTCAGGGCCAGGAGCAGGGCGGTTAGGATTATTCTTAAGGAGCGCATGCGAGGATGATCGAAGGCAGGCCGGAACAGGTCAATTGCCGTAGCTATGCGTTACCCGGGATGAATGCCAGGTATGCGGCATTGCAGCTTTGCGGCCGGGAAGGCCGCCGTTATCCTGCGCCCCCTTTTCATCGAGCCGGAAACCGACCATGCGCAAGAAGCTCGTAGCCGGAAACTGGAAGATGCATGGCTCCCGCGCCATGGCCGACGCCCTCGTGCGCGAGATCGTCGAAAACCTGCCCGACGGCGTCGACGTGATGGTGATGCCGCCCGACGTCTACCTGCCCGAACTGGCTGGGCGCTATCGGGACCGCGGCCTGCTGTTCGGCGGACAGGACGTGTCCGAACACCACGCGCAGGGCGCCTATACCGGCGAGGTCTCCGCCCCGATGCTGCGCGACGTGGGCGCCGATTGGGTGCTGGTGGGCCACTCCGAGCGCCGCCAGTACCAGGGCGAGTCCGACCACCTGGTGGCCCGCAAGTTCGAGGCCGCGCAGGCGGGTGGACTGAAGCCGATCCTCTGCGTGGGCGAGACGAAGGAAGAACACGAAGCGGGCCGGGCCGAGGAGGTGATCCACCGCCAGTTGCTCGCGGTGGTCGACCACGTCGGCATCGAGGCCTTTCGCCAGGCCGCGGTCGCCTACGAACCCGTCTGGGCGATCGGCACGGGCCTCACGGCCACCCCAGCGCAGGCGCAAAAAATTCATTCGTCGATCCGTAGCCAACTGGCAAAAAAGGATGCTAATATCTCGCTCCTCACCCGGGTGCTCTACGGTGGAAGCGTCAAGCCGGCCAATGCGGCCGAACTTTTCGCCCAGCCGGACGTCGATGGGGGATTGGTCGGAGGTGCCGCCCTGGTGGCTCCCGATTTCCTGGATATATGCGCCGCGGCGCGTTGATTAGCGCGACACGGTAAACTGAGAAGACATGTTCATTCTCTTCAGCGTTTTTTATATCCTGATCGCCGCGGCGATGATCGTGCTGATTCTCATGCAGCGCGGCGCCGGTGCGGATGCAGGTTCCGGATTCGGTGGCGGTGCTTCGGCCACGGTGTTCGGTGCGCGTGGTTCGTCGAGCTTCATGACTCGCGCCACCGCGATCCTGGCGGCACTGTTCTTCGTGCTTAGCCTGGGAATGGGTATCTACCTCAGCCATTCGGGCACCCCCCAGCCGGCTGCGGATCTTGGCGTCATGTCCGGTGCGGTCACGCCGGCCGCTCCCGCCAACAACGCTCCGGTCGCCCCGGCGACGGACGTGCCGAAGGCCCCGGCCGGCGGCGATGTCCCGGCCGCTACGGCGCCGGCGGCAAACAACGAGGTTCCGGCCGCGACGCAGAACGCCCCGAAGGCGCCTGCCGAACCGGCCAAGAGGTAAGGCAACACCACAGTTTCAGAGTTATGCCCAGGTGGCGGAATTGGTAGACGCACTACCTTGAGGTGGTAGCGGCTTAGGTCGTGGGGGTTCGAGTCCCCCCTTGGGCACCAACACAGATCCGGACAGCCTCAACCGGATCGCAAAACAACCCGCGAAAGCGGGTTTTTTTGTGCCCGGAAGCAGGATTCCGGAATGTGCTTTCCATCCGGATTTCAAGGTGTTTCAAGAAATTCGTGTCGTTGCCGATAATGCTCGGACAGCCGGGCACCGATCGACCGCCGGCACTCATCCTGCAGGCCCGGACCACGTGCCCAACATTCTCTTCGATGCGGCGTTTCCGTCGCTTCCCGGTACCTACAGCACGTCGCTGGTGGTGGTGTCGTTGCTCGTGGCGGTGCTGGCTTCGTATACGGCGCTGACCATGGCGGCGCGGTTGGCCCATGCCCGTGGCGTGGCGGCGGGGCTCTGGCTGGCGGGCGGCTCGTTCGCCATGGGTTTCGGCATCTGGTCGATGCACTTCATCGGCATGCTGGCCTTCCGTTTACCCATCGCGCTGGGTTACGACCTCGACCTGACCTTGCTCTCCCTGGTGATCGCGGTCGTGTCGTCGGCCTTCGCGTTGTGGCTGGTGTTCCAGAAAGAGCTGCCTTGGTCGCGCCTCGGCATCGGCGCCGTTCTGATGGGCGCCGGCATCGCGGCAATGCACTACACCGGCATGGCCGCGATGCGGATGACCCCTGAGGTGTCGTACGACGTGGTGCCGTTCACCGCCTCGGTGGTCATTGCGGTGCTGGCCTCCGGCGCGGCTTTGTGGATTGCTTTCCGTCTGCGCAGCGACGGCGAGCGCGTGATGCTCGCGCGGCTGGTCGCTTCGCTGGTGATGGGCTGCGCCATCGTCGGCATGCATTACACCGGCATGGCGGCGGCGCGCTTTCCCGTCGGCAGTTTCTGCGGCGCCGCCTTCACCGGTATCGAGACGCGATGGCTCGCGGTGGTGGTGATCGGCGTGACCGTGGCCGTGCTCGCGGTAGCCCTCGTGGTGTCCATGCTCGACGTGCGCGCCAACATGCTCGCCAAATCGCTCGACAAGGCCAACAGCGAGCTGATGCAGTTGGCGTTGCACGACAACCTCACCCGGTTGCCGAACCGCATGTTGCTGGGCGATCGCATCGAACAGGCCATCCATAAGGCGACGCGTGGGCGAGGGGCCTTCGCCGTGCTGTTCATGGACCTGGACGGCTTCAAGGCCGTGAACGACGTGTTCGGTCACCATGCCGGCGATTTGTTGCTTAGGGACGTCGCGCGGCGCATCCAGGACGGTGCGCGCGACGAAGACACCGTGGCCCGTCTCGGCGGCGACGAATTCGTGATGGTCATGGACGTGACTCGCCCGGAAGAGGCCGCCGAAGCGGCCCAGCGGCTCGTGGAGGAACTGGGTGCCCCGTACGTGATCCACGGTACGTCGATGCACGTGTCGGTCAGCATCGGCATCGCCTTGTTCCCGGAAAACGGGCTGGTCGAACACGACCTTCTGGTGAATGCCGATGCGGCGATGTACCACGCGAAAGAGCAGGGGCGTAACGGCTACCGTTTCTTCGAAAGCGCGATGAACGCGAACGTGCACCTTCAGTTGATGCTCCAGCAGGACCTGCGACGCGCCATCGACCGCAAGGAGTTCGTGCTGCATTACCAGCCGAAGATGATTTCGCCGGAAGGGCCGATGGTCGGCGTCGAGGCATTGTTGCGCTGGAACCGCCCAGGTCATGGCATGGTCGCGCCGGACGGCTTCCTGCCCGTCGCCGAGCGTACGGGACTCATCGTGCCGATCGGCAACTGGGTGATCGACGAAGCCTGCCGCCAGATGCGTGCCTGGCTCGACGAAGGACACGCCACGTGGACGGTCGCCGTGAACCTGTCCACGGTGCAGCTCTCCCATCCGGGGCTCATCGAGGTGGTGCGCACGGCGCTCGGACACCACGGGCTCGAAGGCCGTCACCTCGTGCTGGAAGTGACCGAGTCCACGGCGATGCGCGACGCGGAGGCGAGCCTGGCCATCCTCAACCAGGTGGCGGACCTCGGCGTGGGCATCGCCATCGACGACTTCGGTACCGGGTATTCGAGCCTGCTCTATCTCAAGCAATTGCCTGCCGACGAATTGAAGATCGACCGCGGCTTCGTCACCGAGCTGACCAAGGGCAACGACGACGAGGCCATCGTGTCGGCCATCGTCGCGCTGGGCAAGACGCTCGGCCTCAACATCGTGGCCGAGGGCGTCGAGACGCCCGAACAGCAAGCCATGCTCACGCGCCTGGGCTGCGATGCGTTGCAGGGCTACCTGCTCGGTCCGCCGGTACCGCCCGAGCGGCTCATGCAAAGCGTCGCGCTGGCGAAGGCGAACTGACGCCTACGACAGGAGGCGCTGCCAGCGCCTGGGTACCTTTCCCTCGGGGCCGGGCACGGGCTGGTCGTCGGGATGGCTGTGCGGCGGGGCGAGCACGGGCCCTTCGAACACCGCTTCGGTCACGTAGTTATAGAACCAGTCTTCGCCCGGTTCGAAGCTCTGGATGACGGCATGCCCGGTGGCTTCGAAATGCTTCGTCGCGTGCTTGTTCAGCGAATCGTCGCAGCAGCCGATATGCCCGCACTGCGCGCAACGGCGCAGGTGAAGCCACCAGCTATCGCTGGCCAGGCACTCCACGCAGCCGGTGCCGCTGGGCGGCACGCTCGGATCGATACCCTGGATTTTCTCGTTCATCGGTGTCTTTCCTCGCCGGAAGGTCGTTGCGATGCTATCAGGCGAGGCGGCTGCCGTTGGGTACCGGGCGCTCCACGGTGGTCACCACCACGCCCTCGTCGGTATGGAAGCCCGTCAGGAGGAACTGCGAGCGGAAAGGCCCCACCTGCTTCTCCGGAAAGTTGATGACGCCGACGATCTGCTTGCCCACCAGGTCTTCGGGCCGGTAGACGCCGGTGACCTGCGCGCTGGTCTTGCGCTCGCCGTGGGGGCCGAAGTCGACCCAGAGCTTGTACGCGGGGCGTCGCGCTTCGGGGAAGGGTTCGACACGGGTGACGGTGCCGGCCACGAGTTGCACTTTCTCGAAGTCGGCCCAGGTGATCTCTTCGCTCATGGAGTTATCCTGAAAAGCCGCCGCCATCGAGGAACGCCTGTTCGTCCGGCGTGGTCTCGCGACCGAGCTCGCGGTTGCGGTGGGGGAAGCGGTGGAATCGTTCGACGATGTCGAAATGCACTTTCGCATAACCGACGTACGGTTCGCCCAGCGGTTCGATCAGCGCCAACGACGTGCGCTGGTCGGCCATGTCTTCGGAGTGCTCGAAGGGCAGGTAGCAGAACGTGCGCATGTCGCGATCGACCATCGCGTCGAAGCCGCGTTCGATCATGTGGCGGGCGACGAAGCGGGCCAGCGGATCGGTGGCGTACATGTGCGCCGTGCCGCGGAAGGCGTTGCGCGGAAACTGGTCGAGCAGCAGGACCAACGCCAGGCAGCCTTGCGCATCGTCCAGCCACGCGTCGAGTTCGCGTCGGGCCGCGGCCATGTGCGCGCCGAGGAAATGCTCGCGGAATACGCGATCGAACCGATCGTCGCTGCCGAACCAGCGCGTGTAACCCGCATCGCGCCAGAAGGCCACCACGCGGTCGGGCGTTTCCGGCATCGGCGGGGCGGTGGGATCGGGAGACATGGTGCATCCTTTTCGTGCGATGCGCCGATGATGTGGCATGCGCCGCGGTATGACCACCCCGTCCCGTGCTATCTCACGTTTTTTCCGCGCGAGGTGGCCACATGACCGACACCGAACTTCCCTTGGCCCGGCCCGAGAAGACGCCTCCCTGCCGGCCCGGCACGTTCGAGCTCGGCCTCGCCCTGGCCGGCGCCGTATCCGGCGGGGCCTACGCCGCGGGCGTGCTGGATTTCCTCTACGAGGCGCTGGAGCGCTGGTACGCGGCTCGCGACCGCAAGGAGAAAGTGCCCGACCACGACGTGTTGCTGAGAGTGATCTCCGGCGCATCGGCCGGCAGCGTCAACGGCCTGATATCGTCGCTGGCGCTGCCGCATGCGTTTCCCCACGTGCATGCGTCCACGGCGTCGCCGGCGGACAATCCCTTCTACGACACCTGGGTGGAACGTCTGGACATCGAGGGGTTGTTGCGCACCGGCGACCTGGAGGGGCCCGACGCATCGCTGGTGTCGTTGCTCGATTCGAACGAACTCGATCGCATCGCCGAACGGGTGATGCGTTTCGACGCGCCGGCGATGACGCGTCCTTACGTCGCCAGCCCCTTCAAATGCATCTATACCGTGACCAACCTGCGCGGCGTGCCCTACAAGGTGCCGTTCGCGGGTTCCACGCCGAGCGCCGCGCATCACATGGTGGCGCATGCGGACTACCTGCGTTTCGCGGTGGATACGGGTAACGGCGCCTATGACCGCGCCTGGGAATACCCCGACGACCTCTACGTGGGTTTTCCCAGGCGGATGCCGGACCGCGCGTGGAACGCCATGCGCGAGGCCGCGCTCGCCTCGGCGGCTTTCCCGGGAGGATTGCGCTATCGCGAGATCGAACGGCGCTGGAGCGATTACGCGCAGCGCAGCGTGGCCGTGCCCGACGCGCACGGGCAGGTGCGCATGGTCTCGGTCGCGCCGGCCGAGCGGGCGCCGTCCGATCACGGGGCGGGCTACCGCTTCGTGGGCGTCGATGGCGGCGCGATGGACAACGAGCCGTTCGAACTGGCGCGCACGGAGTTGGCTGGATCGCTCGGCCGCAATCCGCGCCTGGGCAACGAGGTGAACCGCATCGTGGTCATGATCGATCCGTTTCCCGAACCGGACGAGCTCGGACCGGCCGATGCGAGCCGGATCAACATCGTCGAATCGATGACGGCGCTGTTTTCGTCGTGGAAGCAGCAGGCCCGCTTCAAGCCGGAGGAAGTGGCCCTGGCGATGGACGACAGCGTGTACAGCCGGTTTCTCATCGCGCCCACGCGCCACGCGGCCGACGGGAATGCCTTCGTCGGCGGCAAGGCGCTGGCGGCCGGCGGATTGGGCGGCTTCGCGGGTTTCTTCAGCAAGGCGTATCGCCGTCACGATTTCCTGCTCGGCCGGCGCAATTGCCAGTGGTTCCTCGCCGAGCATTTCGTGGTGCCGGTGGACAATCCCCTCGTGGCGGGATGGGCTCGCGATCCGGCGCTGGCCTGTTACCTCAGGCAGCGCGACGGCGTGACCTACGCGCCGGTGATCCCGCTTCTCGAGGCCTGTCATCCGGCCGACCGCGAAGAGATGGCGCCCGAGTGGCCCAAGGGCGCGTTCGATCCGGGCACGCTGGAAAAACCCCTGCGCGATCGGCTGCAGGCCCTGTATCGCGTCGGCACGAAGAACTGGACGGACAAGATCCTTACCTGGCTGGCCTGGCGGACCTACGCGCGGGGGAAACTGATGGACATCGCGATGGGGCGGATCCGCAAGGCGCTGAAGGACGCGGACCTGATCTGAATCGGCCGATAAGGCCACGGTGTGCCATCGGCTCTTTCGCCGATTGACGTACCCACGCCCGGCGCGGCAATGTCGTCCCCTTGTTCTTCGAGGGAGTGCCGCCATGGCGATGGGATGGGCTCGATGGTCGGCGGTAGCGGGGATGGCGTGGCTTGCCGGATGCGCATCCCAGGGCACCTTGCCGCCGGCGGTGCCGGCACCGGCGGACGTAGCCACGGAGCGGGCCGATGCCGACCGCGCTTATGCCTCGGGCGACATCGCCCGCGCCGCGAAGCTCTACGAGGCGGTCGTCGGAGCGCTGCCCGACGATGCCGATGCGTGGTATCGCCTCGGCAACGCCCGTTTCCGCCTGCAGCAGTCCGATGCCGCGGTTACCGCCTACGACCGGGCCGTGCAGCTGGATCCGCGTCATGCCCGCGCGCTCTACAACCTCGGCGTGGTGCGCCTGAAACAGGCCCAGGCCGCCCTGCTGTCGAGCGCCGAAGCCAGTCCGCCGGGCGACTCCCTGCGCCGCGATGGCGCGCGCATGGCCCAGCGCATCGCGCGCGCGGGTGACGATCATGGCCGTGACGGTCGAACCGACGGTGGCGCACCGCCCTTCATCGTCGAGCCGGACGACGCCATCCCCGGCAATAAATGACGAATTCGTTTTTCAATCGAGCCAATCGTCCTCGCGATTTCGCATTCGTGAAGAACGAATCCGGCAAAGGCCGTGGATCTGTCTACTGGTCTATGTTCACCATGCAAATTCGGTAGTAGGTTCGGTTCCAGGGAGTCCTGCCCGGCTTTTCGCCCGAGGAAACCATGAGCAACACCACTGCCGCGGTGCCCCGCGCCATCGTATTCGAAGACCACGCGGGGCTCGCCTCCGCGCTTTCCGACTTGCTCGTCGAGCGCCTGGGTTACGACGTGGCGGCGTGCGCGGGGTGCATCGAGGAAGCCATTCGCGTCGCCCACGTGGAGCGGTTCGACGTCGCCGTGGTCGACCTCGACCTGCAGGGCGTGATGGCCTATCCGGCCCTGGACGAACTCAAGCGGCGCGGCATTCCCTATGTGCTCGCGACCGGTGTCATACCGGTCGACATTCCCACCCGATATCGCGCGCCGACGGTGCGCAAGCCATACAGCGCCCATCAGCTCGAAAACGCCATTCGCGAAGCGAACAGCGCATTGCGCGCCTGCTAGTCGCCGTCGGGGGATTCCACCGTGTAGCCCTTGGCCTTGAGCGCGGCGAGATAACCGTCGTCGCCCAGGAGATCGTCGATAGGCACGATGGCCACGCTCTGCGGGGTGGACGCCATGGCGTCGTCGACCGCGGCGAGCCAGCGCGTGCGCACTTCGCGAGGCACGTCGGCGATGCCCGCGCGCTGCGCCGCGCCGCCCTCGGTGATGGCATCCAGGCAGGTGCGAAGCTGCTTCGCGCGGCGATCGTCGCGCAGGCCGTCGATGTCGCCCGTGGCCCAGGCGTTGGCGCGACGGGTCATGTCGGCGAGCTGGGCATCGATGTTGTCGACGCTTTGGGTAAAGCACGAGACATCGTCGAGGGTCGAGCGCTTGAACTCCTTCACCACCGAGCGCGGGTCGTCGACCAGCAACGTGTAGGGTACCGGTACCTGTTTGACCCCGTGCCGGGCCGCCAGGTCGATCACCGTGCGCGTGATGTCGCCCGACTTGCGCAGGCCCGCCTTTTTCACGGCCTGCTTGTAGAGCTCCACCGCCGCGAAGATCGGGCGGTAGCGTTCGACCTTGCGTTCGTCGCCGATATAGCGCGCCTTCACCGCGAGCCATCGTTGGTACACGTCGGCGGGCACGGCCTCCTGCAACGTGGCGCCGTCGGGCGCGTTGCGCACGCCGATCAGGGAGGGCAGCAGGGCAAGCCGGCCAAAGAAGCCGACATTGGGCTTGATCTCGACCTTCGGCGGCAGGATCAGCTCACCGGCGTGGGCCAGGGCATCCTCGATCTGATCGGTTTTCCAGGTGACGTCGCGCGGAATGGGCGAGAGCGTGCCGAGGATCAGCAGGGTGTGGTCGCCGCGCGTGACCTTCCAGAGCCCTGGGCCGGGCTGCTCGCCGCTGACCGTCACCGCTTCCAGCAGGGGGGCGCTGGCCGCCGAGGCGGGGAGGGGGGGCGGAGGGGCCGTCTGCGCGGCCAAGGGGGTGGATGCCAAAGCCAGGCATAGCGTCAGGAGGAGGGAGCGGCGGGGCGGGTTCATCGGCAAAGTCTATCCAAGTGCGGTGGCGCGGGTACGGGGGCGATCACCGGCCGCTCGCCCCCTGTTCACGTGGTTCGGGCAAGATGGATGCTTTCCCCGAGGCGGAGTTCCCCGCATGAAAATAGGCATCATCGGCGCAGGAAATATCGGGTCCGTACTGGCAAGGCGGTTCCGTGAAGTGGGCCACGACGTGCTCATCGCCAATTCGCGCGGCCCCGAAACGCTATCCCAGCTCGAGCGCGAGACCGGGGCCGTCGCGGTCACCGCCCATGAGGCGGCTCGAGGAGGTGAAGTGGTGATCGTCACCATTCCCGAATCGCGCATCCCCGACCTGCCGTCCGATCTTTTCGAAGGCGTGCCTGACGATACGGTGGTGGTCGATACGGGCAACTATTATCCGCGCCAACGCGACGGCCGCATCGCTTCGATCGAGGACGGCGTGCCGGAGAGCCAGTGGGTATCCGACCAGTTGGGTCGCCCCGTCATCAAGGCGTTCAACAACATCTACGCCGAGCATCTGGGCAAACTCGGACGGCCCTCCACGGCGGATACGCGGATAGCGCTCCCCGTCGCCGGCGACGATCCCAATGCCAAGGCGAAGGTGCTCCGGCTCGTCGACGCGCTGGGCTTCGACGGCGTGGACGCGGGAACGCTGGCGGAGTCGTGGCGCCAGCAACCGGGCACGCCGGTTTACACCGCCGATCGCGATCTCGAAGGCGTGCGCCAGGGCCTGCTCGACGCGACGAGGGAGCGTCGTCCCGAGTGGCGTGCATCCGACGCGAGCCCCGGCTCGTTCGACGCGCCGCGCTGACGACGTGACGGCGGCGTGAACCTTTCGTCGTGCCGCCTTACGTTGTGACCCAACCGGCAAGGGAATACGCTCTGTATCCCCGCGCCGTCGCTTCGCAGGTCCATGGCCCTGGTCATCTACGACATTCCGTTCAAACCCGATATCGCGGGCCTGTGGCACGTGCAGGTGAACTGCGTGCCCACGGAAAACTTTTCCAGCCGGGTCGAAGCCATCGCTTACGCCATACAGCAGTCGAAGCTGGTCGGCGCGCAGCACGGCACCCAGGTACTGGTGAGCGTGGAAGGCGCCGACGGGATCTGGCGCGAATTCGAATCCAGCGCCAAGCGACCTATTTCGCAATTGCACTGACGGCGGCGGATGCACACCGCCTTGACCCTTCTTGGCCGACGATGGCGGCCAAAGGAGGGTCGCCTTGTCCATGTCCCATCGAAAAATCGGTTACTTCGACGTCGAAGGTAGTTGTTACGTTGCCAAGCCCGGCCGCTGGCGAGGCAAGTACGTCATCAGCGAAGACGGCGAGGAGTTGAAGGAAAAGCTGTGCGTCACGTTGCACGACAACGAGGCGGACGCGTGCGAGGAAGGCATGCGCCTGGGAATCGCCGCGGCTCGTCAGCTGATGAAGGAGCGCGAAGGGTTCGATCCGGGCGAGGGCGAAACGTGAGGCGTTAAGGAGCGCGGAGCGCTGCCTCGTCGAGTATGTCGACGCCGCCGGGCCGAATGATCAACGTACCGGCGTCGCGTAGCCTCGCCAGCATGCGCGTCACCGCCGCCGCGCTCATGCCGAGATGATTGCCGATGTCTTCGCGCATCATGGGCAGGGCGAGGAAGCAGTTTTCTTTTTCGATGGCGCGGTGCCGCCGGAAAAGGTCCGCGAGAAAGCCACGAACGCGCCGCAGGGCGTCACCCTCGAAGGTGGATGCGTTCGTGGCGCGATGTTCGCGCCGGCGCAGCACGTTCAGATGCCGCGCGATGTCTTCGCTTTCGCAGCACAAAGCGTGCGTCGCGTCGCGGGGAAAGCGACAGAACCACGTCTTGCCTATCGCCACCACGGAGGCGTCGTGCACGTGCGTGCGCGAAACGCCCAGCGCGAACAGTTCGCCAGGCAGGTGAAAGGCCACCACGCGTTCGCCATGCATCGTCTTGGCCATGCCCGAAAGCACCGAGAAGGCGGCGAGGTGAGGCGCGCCCGGCTGCACCAGCCGATCGCCGTCGGAAAACGGGCCCACGCGTTCCACCACGCTGCGCACGTCGAGCAGGGCCGGATCGCCCCCGCGCGTGGCCTCGCAGGACGATGCGTGCCGGCACGACGCGCTGCAGGCGATCCCGGGGGAACGGGGCTTGCGGAGCGATGGAGTTGGCCGGGCGTGGTGCATGTCTGAACCTCCGTGCGGTGCTGCCTGCGCGGTGTCGATTTTAGGTCGAAGGCGACGCCCCGACGGGCGATGTCGGGCGACTGTGCGCAAATGCCGCATGGGTTCATGGGAGATCGGCCGATGGATGCCCTGCGCCGAATATTGACGCGGCCGTTTTTTTCCCTTAGTAAAGGCCCCTGGGGGAATACCGATAGGGGGCCGCACAGGCCATGGCACGTCGATTCACGTTGTTCCGTTCGACCCACGTTCGTTGCCGGGAGCGCCACGCATGACGCGCCCCGACCCCGGCGACGCGCCGGTGACCAACAGCAGCCTGCCCGACGGCTACGTCCCCGTGCACGTGGCTCCGTTCGTGATGCGCTACGGCACCGATTTCCTCAGGGCGATGCGGCGCGCCGCCGTGGAAGGCG
This window of the Luteibacter aegosomatis genome carries:
- a CDS encoding patatin-like phospholipase family protein; this encodes MTDTELPLARPEKTPPCRPGTFELGLALAGAVSGGAYAAGVLDFLYEALERWYAARDRKEKVPDHDVLLRVISGASAGSVNGLISSLALPHAFPHVHASTASPADNPFYDTWVERLDIEGLLRTGDLEGPDASLVSLLDSNELDRIAERVMRFDAPAMTRPYVASPFKCIYTVTNLRGVPYKVPFAGSTPSAAHHMVAHADYLRFAVDTGNGAYDRAWEYPDDLYVGFPRRMPDRAWNAMREAALASAAFPGGLRYREIERRWSDYAQRSVAVPDAHGQVRMVSVAPAERAPSDHGAGYRFVGVDGGAMDNEPFELARTELAGSLGRNPRLGNEVNRIVVMIDPFPEPDELGPADASRINIVESMTALFSSWKQQARFKPEEVALAMDDSVYSRFLIAPTRHAADGNAFVGGKALAAGGLGGFAGFFSKAYRRHDFLLGRRNCQWFLAEHFVVPVDNPLVAGWARDPALACYLRQRDGVTYAPVIPLLEACHPADREEMAPEWPKGAFDPGTLEKPLRDRLQALYRVGTKNWTDKILTWLAWRTYARGKLMDIAMGRIRKALKDADLI
- a CDS encoding tetratricopeptide repeat protein produces the protein MAMGWARWSAVAGMAWLAGCASQGTLPPAVPAPADVATERADADRAYASGDIARAAKLYEAVVGALPDDADAWYRLGNARFRLQQSDAAVTAYDRAVQLDPRHARALYNLGVVRLKQAQAALLSSAEASPPGDSLRRDGARMAQRIARAGDDHGRDGRTDGGAPPFIVEPDDAIPGNK
- a CDS encoding TraB/GumN family protein — encoded protein: MNPPRRSLLLTLCLALASTPLAAQTAPPPPLPASAASAPLLEAVTVSGEQPGPGLWKVTRGDHTLLILGTLSPIPRDVTWKTDQIEDALAHAGELILPPKVEIKPNVGFFGRLALLPSLIGVRNAPDGATLQEAVPADVYQRWLAVKARYIGDERKVERYRPIFAAVELYKQAVKKAGLRKSGDITRTVIDLAARHGVKQVPVPYTLLVDDPRSVVKEFKRSTLDDVSCFTQSVDNIDAQLADMTRRANAWATGDIDGLRDDRRAKQLRTCLDAITEGGAAQRAGIADVPREVRTRWLAAVDDAMASTPQSVAIVPIDDLLGDDGYLAALKAKGYTVESPDGD
- a CDS encoding NADPH-dependent F420 reductase — encoded protein: MKIGIIGAGNIGSVLARRFREVGHDVLIANSRGPETLSQLERETGAVAVTAHEAARGGEVVIVTIPESRIPDLPSDLFEGVPDDTVVVDTGNYYPRQRDGRIASIEDGVPESQWVSDQLGRPVIKAFNNIYAEHLGKLGRPSTADTRIALPVAGDDPNAKAKVLRLVDALGFDGVDAGTLAESWRQQPGTPVYTADRDLEGVRQGLLDATRERRPEWRASDASPGSFDAPR
- a CDS encoding Crp/Fnr family transcriptional regulator — protein: MHHARPTPSLRKPRSPGIACSASCRHASSCEATRGGDPALLDVRSVVERVGPFSDGDRLVQPGAPHLAAFSVLSGMAKTMHGERVVAFHLPGELFALGVSRTHVHDASVVAIGKTWFCRFPRDATHALCCESEDIARHLNVLRRREHRATNASTFEGDALRRVRGFLADLFRRHRAIEKENCFLALPMMREDIGNHLGMSAAAVTRMLARLRDAGTLIIRPGGVDILDEAALRAP